The genomic DNA TTTGAGACACCGAATGCGGACGCGAACGCGCTGCACAGACGAGCAGTCACGCAGTCAGTCGCTCTGATCACGTATGAATGAGCTCGCTTCACCCGAAACCCTCGCTCATTGCCTGTCTCTCGTCACAGCCTGTCCGCACCTGACCGCGGGGCAATGTGGCCAGGCTTAGTCTGTAATTGGGACTGACTTGCTTGCTTCCTCTATTCCGCTGCACCAGCTGACATCCCCCCTTCTGTTCGCGGCTCCGAACTTGGCACACCACGGGCATGACACTTCGGTTTGCACCGGAGTGCATGCGAACCTCCTACAGGCAACCTGCTTCATCAGGCCCGGCACCTCTCCAACGCGGGCATAAATCCTGGCCATGGCATGTTCGTGCCGCGCAATTCACTGCCGCTGAGCGCgcgttgctgccgcggcAACAGCTGCTCTGCCCCGAGTCAATGGCACCAAATGCCTATTGTTCAGTCTCTCTTAAAACGGGCATATTCAACCACGCCCATTCACCTGTACTGATCCGAGCAAACGGCCCGCCAGCTGGCAGCATATAAGTTCGCCGAATGGCACCCTCTCCCGCATGGCAGAGGCTCATCTCTCAACAACTCCTCCGAATCCAAACCTGCCACAGTTTCACGCCACTTTCAGGCTCCATCTTGTCCACCAACTTTGACCCTTGCCATCAGCTGTTGGCGTCGCCTTGCTTAGAACCCAACAGGTCGGCTCGGCtcgcgcggcgcgcagccAGGCTTTCAGCATGGAACGCCGGCAAGACCAGGGATCAAAGAATCGCAAAGGCCTCGTCGTGGACACGAGCGGCCTCTTTGCTGCAGGGCCTGCTTCGTCGGAAGGGTCTTCGGCGCGCTTCACGCCCAGTCCGTATGATCTGCGGTACTTTCCTCGAGGCGAAAGGCCTCGCACTCCGACTCAATACCACGACGATGTCGCCTTCAACTCGGCCAACGGCACGGCAGCAACTCAAGTCCATGACCTCACCCGCGGCGACTTGACGGAATCGTTTCCCCCATCCAACGAATCAGCCTGGCCACAAGTCCACCTTGTTCCGCGCGACCTTGCCCGTCTCAATCAACAGCTGGCCGATAGCACGTATGGCTCGTACGAGTCTCCCATTTCTCGAAAGTACGGCCACATCGGCAGCTCTTTTCTTCAGCACGAGCCAAGCCTGGCTACCTTGGACAAGGCAACAGAcgacctcggccgcgccatCCAGTCTCCGCCATACGACCTGAAGCAGCGACAAGAACCACCCTTCTCGACATCGGTGTTCACGACCATGGAGCCAATACACACTGCTACCACCTCATCTCCTCTTGCCGCACCGTTCTGGCATCAGCGCTCAACATCTGTACCGAGAATTGGGCCTAGCAGTCTGCCAACCGGACTGTCAAGCGCGATGCAGAACTCTTGGGCCGCCGGAGACCCGTTTTCGTCTCCTCGGATGAGAAAATCTGGCGCATCATCTCTGGATCCGAGCATTGTTGAGAATGGCGGCGAGAGCCAGTCTTACATTGAGGACCCTGGGCAACAGGGCGCCTTCGacatgcagcagctgcgTGTAGCACTCCCCGTGCTACCTGAATACCAGCAGGCTCAGGGACGCAACAGCAAAAGACACCACTTGTCCCACAGTTTGAGCCGATTGAGCAAAGAGTCTTCGTTTCCAAAGGTCAGTCGCAGTGCCTCTGCCACGCACCCCGCGCCCGTGCCTGCGGTTCCCACGGCGTACCCGTCAAGGGGCAGTCGGAGCCTTTCGGTACCCGGCTTTACCCCGATGCGGGCTTGCCTGACAGCAACCGAGGATGAGAATGCCCATGGACAGTCCGTTGCGCGGTCACTTCCGAGCAGCCAggcgtgctgctcgtcgaAATTCTCCGTGCGGTACAAGGGCATGCACACAACTAAGAATGCCAGCAACGATACTCTGCCCGACAGACTGAACTGTTCCATCTGGATCACCAATCTTCCCCAAGACATCACGTAcgcggagctgctcgagagcGTCGGATCCCGTGGCCGCATCTTCTGCTCCTTCATCAACAGCCCCGACGGGGTCAAGTTccacacggccgccgccaaagtcgtcTTTTTCAAGCCTGGCCCAGCGCAGAGGCTCCGTGACGAGGCAGCTCATCCGGGCTTCTACGTCCGCGGCCATCGAACGCGCATCACCTTGAACCGTATCAAGAGCAGCGAGGTGCCCGTGGCTGGACGTAACTGCCGcgtcctcatcatcaccggGCGAGATGACTTTGTCAACGAGCAGACGTTGCGCGAGTGGTTCGACAGACGTATTGTATGGCAGGGGGACGGGGTTATTGAGCTCATCCATGCGAGGGGCCGGACGGTGCTCGAGTGGCGATTCGGCTCGTACAGAAATCAGGCCGAGATGGCCAAGCTCGCGCTCGAGAAGGACCGCCCGGTGGGCTTGGAACATGTCGAGTTTGGGTTCGACCCGAATGAAGTCGGAGCTGATGACATGTCGTCGTACGCAATCGCGGCGGAGCGCATTCAAGGCAAGTACTGAGAGTTTGGTACGAATGTGATGGTGATTGAACGAGGGTTCGATACGATGAGGACCAAGTAGCTGGCGGTTTGCCGACTCTGTGTGCAGTGAGGAACTTTCGGACGTGCCAAAGTTGGTGGTTAGAGTGCCGCCGTTAGTGGCGTGTGGTTTGAGCCGGTAGCGTTGCCCCTGAATAAAGAAATGTTCCCCGATAATCAGTGAATTCATGACGGCGTTGACGCAAG from Purpureocillium takamizusanense chromosome 4, complete sequence includes the following:
- a CDS encoding uncharacterized protein (EggNog:ENOG503PHMZ), translating into MERRQDQGSKNRKGLVVDTSGLFAAGPASSEGSSARFTPSPYDLRYFPRGERPRTPTQYHDDVAFNSANGTAATQVHDLTRGDLTESFPPSNESAWPQVHLVPRDLARLNQQLADSTYGSYESPISRKYGHIGSSFLQHEPSLATLDKATDDLGRAIQSPPYDLKQRQEPPFSTSVFTTMEPIHTATTSSPLAAPFWHQRSTSVPRIGPSSLPTGLSSAMQNSWAAGDPFSSPRMRKSGASSLDPSIVENGGESQSYIEDPGQQGAFDMQQLRVALPVLPEYQQAQGRNSKRHHLSHSLSRLSKESSFPKVSRSASATHPAPVPAVPTAYPSRGSRSLSVPGFTPMRACLTATEDENAHGQSVARSLPSSQACCSSKFSVRYKGMHTTKNASNDTLPDRLNCSIWITNLPQDITYAELLESVGSRGRIFCSFINSPDGVKFHTAAAKVVFFKPGPAQRLRDEAAHPGFYVRGHRTRITLNRIKSSEVPVAGRNCRVLIITGRDDFVNEQTLREWFDRRIVWQGDGVIELIHARGRTVLEWRFGSYRNQAEMAKLALEKDRPVGLEHVEFGFDPNEVGADDMSSYAIAAERIQGKY